Proteins from a genomic interval of Rubinisphaera italica:
- a CDS encoding sigma-70 family RNA polymerase sigma factor — MNNNKNQISDNESEEHVRLIAQAQLRLHAYILALVGRPSDAEDLLQETNVILWRKRHTFQPGTNFYAWAFKIAQLQVLANRSKQHRSKVQFDADLLNQIADIANEESKHYDQRADALLTCLKKLPEEQRLLITRRYQPDVAVHSLAAEMGKTANAVSESLRRIREALRLCIERTLASEVRS; from the coding sequence ATGAATAACAACAAAAATCAAATCTCCGATAATGAATCTGAAGAGCATGTCCGGCTGATAGCTCAGGCTCAACTTCGGCTGCACGCTTATATTCTGGCACTTGTTGGTCGACCGAGCGATGCTGAAGACCTCTTGCAGGAAACCAACGTAATTTTGTGGAGAAAACGACATACCTTTCAACCCGGCACTAACTTCTACGCTTGGGCGTTTAAGATTGCACAGTTGCAGGTTCTGGCCAATCGTTCGAAACAACATCGAAGCAAGGTTCAGTTTGATGCAGATTTATTAAATCAAATCGCTGATATCGCGAATGAAGAATCAAAGCATTACGACCAGAGGGCAGACGCTTTACTTACCTGCCTGAAGAAATTACCTGAAGAACAACGACTGTTAATTACCAGACGCTATCAACCTGATGTGGCTGTTCACTCTCTCGCTGCAGAGATGGGGAAAACTGCGAATGCGGTGTCGGAATCTTTACGAAGAATCCGAGAAGCATTGCGATTGTGTATTGAGCGAACCCTTGCGAGCGAGGTCCGTTCATGA
- a CDS encoding ArsR/SmtB family transcription factor, whose translation MSTAKKRQRDCDSRPVKLPDDASAGVLAKLAWAVAHPARVRIVRLLISREACVCGEIVAELPLAQSTVSQHLKILKESGLIQGEIDGPKVCYCINREMLSELKQLIAAL comes from the coding sequence ATGTCCACTGCCAAAAAACGTCAGCGAGATTGTGATTCGCGGCCGGTCAAATTGCCGGACGATGCGAGCGCTGGTGTTTTGGCCAAGCTGGCCTGGGCGGTCGCTCATCCAGCTCGTGTACGAATTGTGCGGTTGTTGATCAGTCGGGAAGCGTGCGTGTGTGGTGAAATTGTCGCTGAACTACCGCTGGCCCAGTCAACGGTGTCCCAGCACCTGAAGATTCTGAAGGAATCAGGTCTCATTCAGGGAGAGATCGATGGACCTAAGGTTTGTTACTGCATCAATCGGGAGATGCTTTCCGAGTTGAAGCAGTTGATTGCAGCCCTGTAG
- the arsD gene encoding arsenite efflux transporter metallochaperone ArsD gives MSTVQIYDKAMCCSTGICGPQIDPVLPRFASDLEWLKSKGHSVERFNLGQQPAEYANNPIVKQMLQSAGVDCLPLVLVDGRVMSRNEYPSRENLALWTGASLGESILPVVSENNGDCCGSSDCC, from the coding sequence ATGAGTACAGTTCAAATCTACGACAAAGCCATGTGCTGCTCGACAGGTATCTGCGGACCGCAGATTGATCCTGTCCTGCCCCGGTTCGCCAGTGACCTCGAATGGTTGAAGTCGAAAGGTCACTCGGTCGAGCGCTTCAATCTTGGGCAGCAGCCAGCTGAGTACGCCAACAATCCCATCGTCAAGCAGATGCTCCAATCCGCTGGAGTGGACTGCCTGCCGCTGGTCTTGGTGGATGGCCGCGTCATGAGTCGCAATGAGTATCCCTCGCGAGAAAATCTCGCATTGTGGACGGGTGCATCGTTGGGTGAGTCGATCCTGCCCGTGGTTTCTGAAAACAACGGAGACTGCTGCGGCAGCTCCGATTGCTGCTGA
- the arsA gene encoding arsenical pump-driving ATPase yields the protein MKHLDHPTRVLFFTGKGGVGKTTMACATAVQLADQGNRVLLVSTDPASNLHDVLATQIRSEPTPITDVSRLFAMNIDPAESARAYRERMVEPYRGVLPDAAVASMEEQFSGSCTLEIAAFDEFSRLLGDASATAEYDHVIFDTAPTGHTLRLLTLPSAWSGFMETNTTGTSCLGPLAGLQAQQKLYQQSVATLSDGDSTTLVLVARPDVSALNEAARTSRELRQMGVANQQLIINGLFIATDHNDPMALAMEERSAKALREIPDVLAELPRTDVPLTAGNVLGIELLRLIGSTNAISTTTSESTVSATTALPALDSLLTELEAPGHGVILSMGKGGVGKTTVAASIAVALADRGHEVHLSTTDPAAHVMATLAADSMPHLTVSRIDPIQETADYSAEVMQTAGASLDDAGRALLEEDLRSPCTEEIAVFRAFARAVAEGTEKFVVLDTAPTGHTILLLDSALAYHREVTRQSQQMPESVQNLLPRLRDPEFTRVLIVTLPEATPVHEATQLQSDLRRADIEPFAWVINQSLMPLAVTDPVLKQRQAGEWSFITEVKEVQAQRLAVIPILAVPPVGIAPLRKLTAPDVPRAESIASTRN from the coding sequence ATGAAACATCTCGATCATCCCACTCGCGTTTTATTCTTCACCGGCAAGGGGGGCGTTGGCAAAACCACGATGGCCTGTGCCACAGCTGTGCAGCTCGCCGATCAGGGGAACCGCGTACTGCTCGTTTCCACCGATCCGGCGTCAAACCTGCATGATGTCCTGGCGACTCAGATCAGAAGTGAGCCGACGCCGATCACTGATGTGTCCAGACTGTTTGCAATGAACATTGACCCGGCGGAATCGGCTCGTGCGTATCGCGAGCGGATGGTCGAACCGTATCGTGGAGTGCTGCCGGACGCTGCGGTAGCCAGCATGGAAGAACAGTTCTCTGGTTCCTGCACGCTTGAGATTGCAGCGTTTGATGAGTTCTCTCGCTTATTGGGTGATGCTTCAGCAACGGCGGAATATGACCATGTCATCTTCGACACCGCTCCGACAGGCCACACATTGCGTTTGCTCACGCTGCCATCGGCGTGGTCTGGATTTATGGAGACCAATACGACGGGGACATCGTGCCTTGGACCACTCGCCGGGCTGCAGGCTCAGCAAAAACTTTACCAGCAGTCCGTCGCGACACTGTCCGATGGAGACAGCACAACGCTTGTTCTTGTGGCTCGTCCCGACGTGTCGGCATTGAATGAAGCGGCTCGAACCAGTCGCGAACTGCGCCAGATGGGGGTTGCGAATCAGCAGCTGATCATCAACGGCCTGTTCATTGCCACTGATCACAATGATCCGATGGCACTGGCTATGGAAGAACGCTCGGCCAAAGCTTTAAGAGAGATTCCCGACGTACTCGCCGAGTTGCCACGGACCGATGTCCCATTGACGGCAGGCAACGTCCTGGGGATCGAGTTACTGAGGCTGATCGGCTCAACCAATGCGATATCAACGACCACTTCAGAAAGTACAGTATCAGCAACGACGGCATTACCCGCTCTCGATTCATTACTAACAGAACTCGAAGCACCTGGTCACGGTGTGATTCTTTCGATGGGCAAGGGGGGCGTTGGCAAGACAACCGTCGCCGCGAGCATTGCTGTCGCATTGGCCGACCGGGGTCATGAAGTGCATCTCTCAACAACCGATCCAGCCGCCCACGTGATGGCGACGCTGGCGGCGGACTCGATGCCTCATCTGACCGTGAGCCGAATTGACCCGATTCAGGAAACGGCGGATTACAGCGCAGAAGTGATGCAAACCGCCGGGGCATCTCTCGATGACGCGGGGCGGGCATTACTCGAAGAAGACCTGCGTTCTCCCTGCACGGAAGAAATTGCAGTGTTCCGGGCGTTCGCGCGAGCAGTCGCGGAGGGAACTGAAAAATTCGTCGTTCTCGATACTGCGCCGACGGGGCACACGATTCTGTTACTCGATTCGGCGTTGGCCTATCACCGTGAAGTCACACGGCAATCGCAGCAAATGCCAGAGTCGGTCCAGAATCTCTTACCTCGATTGCGAGACCCCGAATTCACACGAGTATTGATTGTCACGCTTCCCGAAGCGACGCCGGTCCATGAAGCCACACAATTGCAATCCGATCTGCGACGGGCAGACATCGAACCGTTTGCGTGGGTCATCAACCAAAGCCTGATGCCGCTTGCGGTGACAGACCCTGTACTAAAGCAAAGGCAGGCAGGCGAATGGTCGTTCATTACGGAAGTGAAAGAAGTTCAGGCCCAACGTCTCGCTGTGATCCCGATACTTGCCGTGCCTCCTGTAGGCATCGCCCCATTACGAAAGTTGACAGCACCGGATGTGCCGAGAGCTGAATCCATTGCATCGACCAGGAATTGA
- a CDS encoding arsenate reductase ArsC, with the protein MSKTKVLFLCTGNSCRSQMAEGWARYLHCDKIDAYSAGIEAHGMNPNAIKVMAEAGLDITGQSSKLASTLEDVPLDVVITVCGHADEHCPGFLGKARVVHVGFDDPPKLANTAASEEEALDHYRRVRDEIREFVANDLLNVISV; encoded by the coding sequence ATGTCCAAAACTAAAGTTCTCTTTCTTTGTACTGGAAACTCCTGCCGCAGTCAGATGGCCGAAGGCTGGGCCAGGTATTTGCATTGCGACAAGATCGACGCTTACTCCGCCGGCATCGAAGCCCATGGCATGAATCCCAACGCGATCAAAGTGATGGCTGAAGCAGGACTGGACATCACAGGGCAGTCTTCCAAGTTGGCAAGCACGTTGGAAGATGTGCCGCTGGATGTAGTCATCACGGTTTGCGGACACGCCGATGAGCATTGTCCTGGGTTTCTGGGAAAAGCCCGTGTTGTGCACGTCGGCTTTGATGATCCGCCAAAGCTGGCAAATACGGCAGCAAGCGAAGAAGAAGCACTGGATCATTACCGGCGTGTCCGGGATGAAATTCGAGAATTCGTTGCCAACGATTTACTCAATGTGATCTCCGTCTGA